The nucleotide window TTGAGTTACTCACCGACTACATGTCAGGTAATATGTCTTCTACGAGGAGGTCTGATTTGGGAGTTATGAGCGTTGCTGTACGTATAAGACATCGGATTTTCGGGACACCTATTCCCTCCTCTCGTGCTCAACACGAACGTTTGATGAAGATAATTGCTCTACCTGTTTTTGCCTCTGATGCGATGTCTTCTGTAGCGTATGCAACCGAAGCAATATTAAGAATTCTCGTGCTTTATAGCGTTACCGCACTGCAATATCAGTTCCCCATAACTCTCGCTATTTGCTTTCTCATCGTTATCGTCGTTATTTCCTATCAACAGACTGTCTTTGCAT belongs to bacterium and includes:
- a CDS encoding amino acid permease, translated to MGVMSVAVRIRHRIFGTPIPSSRAQHERLMKIIALPVFASDAMSSVAYATEAILRILVLYSVTALQYQFPITLAICFLIVIVVISYQQTVFA